A stretch of the Clavibacter sp. B3I6 genome encodes the following:
- a CDS encoding ROK family protein, which yields MRIGLDIGGTKVEAVAVDAADAVVSSLRRPTGHGADAVLATAAQAVADLVAGLGHPPVESVGAGIPGMVDPRTGAVQHAVNLGIEGFPFGRALEGLVGVPVAVENDVNAAALGVAHLLGLRGSLAYLNVGTGLAAGLVTDGVLLRGARGGAGEIGHVPVDPAGLPCPCGQRGCLETMASGAGIARQWRGSGAHAAADMLRAAEAGDETAIGIRLRLAEGIAAAVRILVLTADVEAVVIGGGVSRLGAPLLDDVLGVLASQAATSPFLASLDIPDRVRLLPPDLPAASVGAALLRPAHELDRPLPR from the coding sequence GTGCGCATCGGACTCGACATCGGCGGTACCAAGGTCGAGGCCGTCGCCGTCGACGCGGCCGACGCCGTCGTCTCCTCGCTCCGCCGCCCCACGGGTCACGGCGCCGACGCGGTGCTCGCCACCGCCGCCCAGGCCGTCGCCGACCTCGTGGCCGGGCTCGGGCATCCGCCCGTCGAGTCCGTGGGCGCCGGCATCCCCGGCATGGTCGATCCCCGGACCGGCGCCGTGCAGCACGCGGTGAACCTCGGCATCGAGGGCTTCCCCTTCGGCCGCGCGCTCGAGGGCCTCGTGGGCGTCCCGGTCGCGGTCGAGAACGACGTCAACGCGGCCGCCCTCGGCGTCGCGCACCTGCTCGGGCTCCGCGGATCGCTCGCCTACCTCAACGTGGGCACCGGGCTCGCCGCCGGGCTCGTCACCGACGGGGTGCTGCTCCGCGGCGCACGCGGCGGCGCGGGAGAGATCGGGCACGTGCCCGTCGACCCCGCGGGCCTCCCCTGCCCGTGCGGCCAGCGCGGCTGCCTCGAGACCATGGCCTCGGGCGCGGGCATCGCGCGGCAGTGGCGCGGATCCGGCGCGCACGCCGCTGCCGACATGCTCCGCGCCGCCGAGGCGGGCGACGAGACCGCGATCGGCATCCGGCTGCGGCTCGCGGAGGGCATCGCCGCCGCCGTCCGGATCCTCGTGCTCACCGCCGACGTGGAGGCGGTGGTCATCGGCGGCGGCGTCAGCCGGCTGGGCGCGCCCCTGCTCGACGACGTGCTCGGCGTACTCGCGTCGCAGGCCGCGACGTCGCCGTTCCTCGCGAGCCTCGACATCCCCGACCGGGTGCGCCTGCTGCCGCCCGACCTGCCCGCCGCCTCCGTCGGCGCCGCGCTCCTCCGGCCCGCCCACGAGCTCGACCGCCCCCTCCCCCGCTGA
- a CDS encoding ROK family transcriptional regulator gives MSKSLPQHARLHNRTMMLQALFHRGAMSRADLARESGLTRPTVSVLVGELAADGIVAEVGQREDPRVGKPAQLVEIDADSFHIVALDLSNGRRFVGAVMDLRGEVLAEAALEVDGATGDAAVAKVVRLAERLVAQTSRRLLGIAVGVPGIVDDAGVVRKALDLAWSDVPLRALLADHFRVPVRIANDANLSAVGMHMFAEVPGQSVMVVTIEDGVGVGLVIGGALVEGEQFSAGEIGHVTVGEPDAGEPCTCGRSGCLETVIGARYLARRIAGLAGADRDAVLRDAGRALGVVIAPVISALNLNHVVVTGPRELIEGPLRDATVATIRQRTLASVGDALSLRMRDDDADLVLLGGASLMLQTELGVY, from the coding sequence GTGTCGAAGTCGCTCCCGCAGCACGCCCGCCTGCACAACCGCACGATGATGCTGCAGGCCCTCTTCCACCGCGGGGCCATGAGCCGGGCGGACCTCGCCCGCGAGTCGGGCCTCACCCGCCCCACCGTCTCCGTCCTCGTCGGGGAGCTCGCGGCCGACGGCATCGTCGCCGAGGTGGGCCAGCGCGAGGACCCCCGGGTCGGCAAGCCCGCGCAGCTCGTCGAGATCGACGCGGACTCCTTCCACATCGTCGCGCTCGACCTCTCGAACGGCCGCCGCTTCGTCGGCGCCGTCATGGACCTCCGCGGCGAGGTGCTCGCCGAGGCAGCCCTCGAGGTCGACGGCGCCACGGGCGACGCGGCCGTCGCCAAGGTCGTGCGCCTCGCGGAGCGCCTCGTGGCGCAGACGAGCCGCCGGCTCCTCGGGATCGCGGTCGGCGTGCCCGGCATCGTCGACGACGCGGGCGTGGTGCGGAAGGCCCTCGACCTCGCGTGGTCGGACGTGCCGCTGCGCGCCCTGCTCGCCGACCACTTCCGGGTGCCCGTCCGGATCGCCAACGACGCCAACCTGTCGGCCGTCGGCATGCACATGTTCGCCGAGGTCCCCGGGCAGAGCGTCATGGTCGTCACCATCGAGGACGGCGTGGGCGTCGGCCTCGTCATCGGCGGCGCGCTGGTGGAGGGCGAGCAGTTCTCGGCCGGCGAGATCGGCCACGTCACGGTGGGGGAGCCCGACGCGGGCGAGCCCTGCACGTGCGGCCGGTCGGGCTGCCTCGAGACCGTGATCGGCGCGCGCTACCTCGCGCGGCGCATCGCGGGCCTCGCGGGCGCCGACCGCGACGCCGTCCTCCGGGACGCCGGCCGCGCGCTCGGCGTGGTCATCGCCCCCGTCATCAGCGCCCTCAACCTCAACCACGTCGTCGTGACCGGACCCCGCGAGCTCATCGAGGGCCCGCTCCGCGACGCGACCGTCGCCACCATCCGGCAGCGCACCCTCGCCTCCGTCGGCGACGCGCTCTCGCTCCGCATGCGCGACGACGACGCCGACCTCGTGCTGCTGGGCGGGGCCTCGCTCATGCTGCAGACCGAGCTCGGCGTCTACTGA
- a CDS encoding extracellular solute-binding protein, whose translation MRHMKMGAVTGLGLAAALALTGCSSGGTTAAGDGSAQEVAATKGDGKTLNVWVMTGDYTDATMEAINDEFTEATGAEVKIQTQQWDGITTKIATALSTSTPPDVIDIGNTQVASYAANGGLLDLTSYRDDLAQGQTWLEGLEAPATVDGKLYAVPGFAGARAVIYNKTMWADAGVTAAPTTYEELTAALEEVAAANSATDGFSPFYMPGQYWFAGMQFVWDAGGQIATEADGTWEPGFSAPEAQQGLADFQEFQNAYSTAASRTLDTTAPDQTQVFADGTTSAILASNGYIDMIKKANPELTDDDLGSFPFPGKSGDTQPVMLGGSDWGIAAKSTNAELALQWTKIAASPDIQSEWVFGNDTWIPNSAEAVEAASGSLSELDKGFFDAALRSNATPASGSWADLEGDKSINQLFAAVASGSKAPEAAAADFDSAADEKLNAE comes from the coding sequence ATGCGACACATGAAGATGGGCGCCGTCACCGGCCTCGGCCTCGCGGCCGCCCTCGCCCTCACCGGCTGCTCGAGCGGCGGCACGACCGCGGCGGGCGACGGATCCGCCCAGGAGGTCGCCGCCACGAAGGGCGACGGGAAGACCCTGAACGTCTGGGTCATGACCGGCGACTACACGGACGCCACCATGGAGGCGATCAACGACGAGTTCACGGAGGCGACCGGCGCCGAGGTCAAGATCCAGACCCAGCAGTGGGACGGGATCACCACGAAGATCGCGACCGCGCTCTCCACCTCCACCCCGCCCGACGTGATCGACATCGGCAACACGCAGGTCGCGAGCTACGCCGCGAACGGCGGCCTGCTCGATCTCACGTCGTACCGCGACGACCTGGCGCAGGGCCAGACCTGGCTCGAGGGCCTCGAGGCGCCGGCCACGGTGGACGGCAAGCTCTACGCCGTCCCGGGCTTCGCCGGCGCCCGCGCCGTGATCTACAACAAGACCATGTGGGCGGACGCGGGCGTCACCGCGGCCCCGACCACCTACGAGGAGCTCACCGCGGCGCTCGAGGAGGTCGCCGCGGCGAACTCCGCGACCGACGGCTTCTCGCCCTTCTACATGCCGGGCCAGTACTGGTTCGCCGGCATGCAGTTCGTGTGGGACGCGGGTGGCCAGATCGCCACCGAGGCCGACGGCACGTGGGAGCCGGGCTTCAGCGCCCCCGAGGCGCAGCAGGGGCTCGCGGACTTCCAGGAGTTCCAGAACGCCTACTCGACCGCGGCCTCCCGCACGCTCGACACCACGGCGCCCGATCAGACGCAGGTCTTCGCGGACGGCACCACCAGCGCGATCCTCGCCTCGAACGGCTACATCGACATGATCAAGAAGGCGAACCCGGAGCTCACCGACGACGACCTCGGCAGCTTCCCGTTCCCCGGCAAGTCGGGCGACACGCAGCCCGTCATGCTGGGCGGCTCCGACTGGGGCATCGCCGCGAAGTCGACGAACGCCGAGCTCGCGCTGCAGTGGACGAAGATCGCCGCGAGCCCCGACATCCAGTCGGAGTGGGTGTTCGGCAACGACACCTGGATCCCGAACAGCGCCGAGGCCGTCGAGGCCGCGTCGGGCTCGCTGTCGGAGCTCGACAAGGGCTTCTTCGACGCCGCGCTCCGCTCGAACGCCACGCCGGCGAGCGGCAGCTGGGCGGACCTCGAGGGCGACAAGAGCATCAACCAGCTCTTCGCCGCCGTCGCCTCCGGGTCGAAGGCGCCCGAGGCCGCGGCCGCGGACTTCGACTCCGCCGCCGACGAGAAGCTCAACGCCGAGTAG
- a CDS encoding carbohydrate ABC transporter permease, whose translation MALTRTSPAPRRGSPAPTGSPRRSTARRGSSAPAWLLSPAGLVLLVVLVAPIVYLVVTSTTDSDQRTLYTGAYQSVGLGNYVDLVQDPAFWASLVRTILFTAAMVIGSVAIGTGVSHLMTRISTPFRYAVTIVLIFAWAMPNVASSLVWKWLFQPGYGVVNWLLTQVGVFGDMTDVDWSNDAFLAYTSIWMLIVWQAVPFIALTLYAAETQIPPELKEAVRLDGASELAVYRAITLPFLTPTLLLVTILSVIWDYNVFNQIWLVSQGGPDDATSTLGVFTYTTAFVGFELGQGAAISVVTTLLLLVLTAFYIRNLIRSGEDL comes from the coding sequence GTGGCCCTCACCCGCACGAGCCCCGCGCCGCGCCGCGGATCGCCCGCCCCGACCGGCTCGCCCCGACGGTCGACCGCCCGCCGCGGCAGCAGCGCACCCGCCTGGCTGCTCTCGCCCGCCGGCCTCGTGCTGCTGGTCGTGCTCGTCGCGCCCATCGTGTACCTGGTCGTCACGTCCACCACCGACTCCGACCAGCGCACCCTCTACACGGGGGCGTACCAGAGCGTCGGGCTCGGCAACTACGTCGACCTCGTGCAGGACCCGGCCTTCTGGGCGTCGCTCGTGCGCACGATCCTCTTCACGGCCGCCATGGTCATCGGCAGCGTCGCCATCGGCACGGGCGTCTCGCACCTCATGACGCGGATCAGCACGCCGTTCCGCTACGCCGTCACGATCGTGCTGATCTTCGCCTGGGCCATGCCCAACGTCGCGTCCTCGCTCGTGTGGAAGTGGCTGTTCCAGCCGGGCTACGGGGTCGTCAACTGGCTGCTCACGCAGGTCGGCGTCTTCGGCGACATGACCGACGTCGACTGGTCGAACGACGCGTTCCTCGCCTACACGTCCATCTGGATGCTCATCGTGTGGCAGGCGGTGCCGTTCATCGCGCTGACGCTGTACGCGGCGGAGACGCAGATCCCGCCGGAGCTGAAGGAGGCCGTGCGCCTCGACGGCGCCTCGGAGCTCGCGGTGTACCGCGCCATCACGCTGCCGTTCCTCACGCCCACGCTGCTGCTCGTGACGATCCTCTCGGTGATCTGGGACTACAACGTCTTCAACCAGATCTGGCTCGTCTCGCAGGGAGGCCCGGACGACGCGACCTCCACGCTCGGCGTCTTCACCTACACGACCGCGTTCGTCGGCTTCGAGCTCGGGCAGGGCGCGGCGATCTCGGTCGTCACGACGCTGCTCCTGCTGGTCCTCACCGCGTTCTACATCCGCAACCTCATCCGATCGGGAGAAGACCTGTGA
- a CDS encoding carbohydrate ABC transporter permease: MTTTAPAGTGAVPPETEEEASAVVAGGMRERRGVARSTRRRRRRPWIGDSIAAVFCVVWIFPVYWMVNTAFKPRSESMSRTPGFLPSDPTLSNFVAAFTNGDFLLYLRNSAVVVTGAVVLSIVLGLLAAAALSRFSFRGRRPIMVAILVVQMLPATALLIPQFLIFTQIGLIGTYLGLVLAYVGAVLPFTIWVMRGFFLAIPVELEEAARIDGCSTWQVLTRILFPLVMPGIIASSVFAFIAAWNDYIVANTFMQDQSHYTLPVWLASFTTQTTGTDFGAQMAASVLFSLPVVVFFMIIQRNLVSGMSAGAVKG; encoded by the coding sequence GTGACCACGACAGCGCCCGCGGGCACCGGGGCCGTGCCGCCCGAGACCGAGGAGGAGGCCTCCGCGGTCGTCGCGGGCGGGATGCGCGAGCGTCGCGGCGTCGCACGCTCGACCCGCAGACGGCGCCGGCGTCCGTGGATCGGCGACTCGATCGCCGCGGTCTTCTGCGTCGTCTGGATCTTCCCCGTCTACTGGATGGTGAACACGGCGTTCAAGCCGCGTTCCGAGTCCATGAGCCGCACGCCGGGCTTCCTGCCCTCCGACCCCACGCTGTCCAACTTCGTGGCCGCGTTCACCAACGGCGACTTCCTGCTGTACCTGCGGAACTCCGCGGTGGTCGTCACGGGCGCGGTCGTGCTCTCCATCGTGCTGGGGCTGCTGGCGGCCGCCGCGCTGTCGCGGTTCTCGTTCCGCGGGCGCCGGCCGATCATGGTCGCGATCCTCGTGGTGCAGATGCTGCCCGCGACCGCGCTGCTCATCCCGCAGTTCCTGATCTTCACCCAGATCGGCCTCATCGGCACCTACCTCGGCCTCGTGCTCGCCTACGTCGGCGCGGTGCTGCCCTTCACCATCTGGGTCATGCGCGGCTTCTTCCTCGCGATCCCGGTGGAGCTGGAGGAGGCGGCCCGCATCGACGGCTGCTCGACCTGGCAGGTGCTCACGAGGATCCTGTTCCCGCTCGTGATGCCCGGCATCATCGCCTCGAGCGTGTTCGCGTTCATCGCGGCGTGGAACGACTACATCGTCGCCAACACGTTCATGCAGGACCAGTCGCACTACACGCTGCCCGTGTGGCTCGCGTCCTTCACCACACAGACCACCGGCACCGACTTCGGTGCCCAGATGGCCGCATCGGTGCTCTTCTCGCTGCCGGTCGTGGTCTTCTTCATGATCATCCAACGCAACCTGGTGTCCGGCATGTCCGCCGGCGCCGTGAAGGGCTGA
- a CDS encoding beta-N-acetylhexosaminidase, whose translation MTTPIAVIPAPVSLVPGSGSLLLDARTRIQAPDALAATVAWLQSALRPATGFPFASTTEEAPGAISLALDPGLAAGSHTLDATAEGVRIRGGDEAAVFAACQTLLQLLPPQVLRRAPVAGVAWTVPAVAIEDAPRFRWRGAMLDVARHFLPKHDVLRFIDLMAMHKLNTLHWHLTDDQGWRIEIRRYPRLTEVGSWRTETQVGATAESPGDGRPHGGWYTQDDIREVVAYAAARHIDVVPEIDVPGHSVAAIAAYPELGVGSADQPRAVHTRWGIIHDVLNMEESTLAFYRDVLDEVMELFPSRYVGIGGDECPRDQWAEDPRTQELMRERGFTDELELQSWFIGGLDAHITAAGRTMYGWDEILEGAVSASAVVASWRGMTGAITAARRGHDVVACPDDQVYLDYRQSDGPDEPIPVSIPLTLEDVLAFEPVPDALTPEEAEHVLGGQANIWTEHMDSPRTIDYLVFPRLSALAEAVWSPRPAGGTRDVEDFRARLAVHLERLDAFGVEYRRDSGPMPWQRRPGVVGRPATREERQAYIDGIVASIAQ comes from the coding sequence ATGACCACCCCGATCGCCGTCATCCCCGCCCCCGTCTCGCTCGTGCCGGGCTCGGGCTCCCTCCTGCTCGACGCCCGCACCCGGATCCAGGCGCCCGACGCGCTCGCCGCGACCGTCGCCTGGCTGCAGTCCGCGCTCCGGCCCGCGACCGGGTTCCCGTTCGCCTCCACGACCGAGGAGGCGCCCGGCGCGATCTCCCTCGCGCTCGACCCCGGCCTCGCGGCGGGCAGCCACACGCTCGACGCGACCGCGGAGGGCGTCCGGATCCGCGGGGGCGACGAGGCCGCCGTCTTCGCCGCGTGCCAGACGCTCCTCCAGCTGCTGCCGCCCCAGGTGCTCCGCCGGGCGCCGGTCGCGGGCGTCGCATGGACCGTGCCCGCCGTGGCGATCGAGGACGCGCCCCGGTTCCGCTGGCGCGGCGCGATGCTCGACGTCGCCCGCCACTTCCTCCCCAAGCACGACGTGCTGCGCTTCATCGACCTCATGGCGATGCACAAGCTCAACACCCTGCACTGGCACCTCACCGACGACCAGGGCTGGCGGATCGAGATCCGCCGCTACCCGCGGCTCACCGAGGTGGGCTCCTGGCGCACCGAGACGCAGGTCGGCGCCACGGCGGAGTCGCCCGGCGACGGCCGCCCGCACGGCGGCTGGTACACGCAGGACGACATCCGCGAGGTCGTCGCCTACGCGGCCGCGCGCCACATCGACGTGGTGCCCGAGATCGACGTGCCGGGACACTCGGTGGCCGCCATCGCCGCGTACCCGGAGCTCGGCGTCGGGAGCGCGGACCAGCCGCGGGCCGTGCACACGCGCTGGGGGATCATCCACGACGTCCTCAACATGGAGGAGTCGACGCTCGCGTTCTACCGCGACGTGCTCGACGAGGTGATGGAGCTGTTCCCGTCGCGGTACGTCGGCATCGGCGGCGACGAGTGCCCCCGCGACCAGTGGGCCGAGGACCCGCGCACGCAGGAGCTCATGCGCGAGCGCGGCTTCACCGATGAGCTGGAGCTGCAGAGCTGGTTCATCGGCGGGCTCGACGCCCACATCACCGCCGCCGGCCGCACCATGTACGGCTGGGACGAGATCCTCGAGGGCGCGGTGTCCGCCTCCGCGGTCGTCGCGTCGTGGCGGGGCATGACGGGCGCGATCACCGCCGCCCGCCGCGGCCACGACGTGGTCGCCTGCCCCGACGACCAGGTGTACCTCGACTACCGGCAGTCGGACGGCCCGGACGAGCCGATCCCCGTCTCCATCCCGCTCACGCTCGAGGACGTGCTCGCGTTCGAGCCGGTGCCGGACGCGCTCACGCCCGAGGAGGCGGAGCACGTGCTCGGCGGCCAGGCCAACATCTGGACCGAGCACATGGACTCGCCCCGCACCATCGACTACCTCGTCTTCCCGCGGCTGTCGGCGCTCGCGGAGGCCGTGTGGTCGCCGCGGCCTGCGGGCGGCACGCGGGACGTGGAGGACTTCCGCGCGCGCCTCGCCGTGCACCTGGAGCGGCTCGACGCGTTCGGGGTCGAGTACCGCCGCGACTCCGGGCCGATGCCGTGGCAGCGGCGGCCCGGCGTCGTCGGGCGGCCGGCGACGCGCGAGGAGCGCCAGGCGTACATCGACGGCATCGTCGCGAGCATCGCGCAGTGA
- the nagB gene encoding glucosamine-6-phosphate deaminase — protein MEVIILPTAEEVGRVAAGRVAAVVARDPEAVVGLATGSSPEGIYADLRRRVDAGEVSFARARGFALDEYVGIPLEHPESYASVIARDVVGPLGFDPARVRVPDGRAADLRAAAEEYDRAIRDAGGIAVQILGIGANGHIGFNEPTSSLASRTRIKTLAPATREANARFFDSLDDVPTHCMTQGLGTILEAGRLVLVAQGEGKAAAIAAAVEGPLTSFVPGSALQLHEHAVVVLDEAAASRLTLRDYYRHTYANKPAWQRIP, from the coding sequence GTGGAGGTGATCATCCTGCCGACGGCCGAGGAGGTCGGCCGCGTGGCCGCGGGCCGCGTCGCCGCCGTCGTCGCGCGCGACCCCGAGGCGGTCGTCGGCCTCGCCACGGGATCCAGCCCCGAGGGGATCTACGCGGACCTCCGCCGTCGCGTCGACGCCGGCGAGGTCTCCTTCGCCCGCGCGCGCGGCTTCGCGCTCGACGAGTACGTGGGCATCCCGCTCGAGCACCCCGAGTCGTACGCGAGCGTCATCGCGCGCGACGTGGTCGGGCCGCTCGGCTTCGACCCCGCGCGTGTGCGCGTGCCCGACGGCCGCGCCGCGGACCTGCGTGCGGCCGCCGAGGAGTACGACCGGGCGATCCGCGACGCGGGCGGCATCGCCGTGCAGATCCTCGGGATCGGCGCGAACGGGCACATCGGCTTCAACGAGCCGACGTCGTCGCTCGCGTCGCGCACCCGGATCAAGACGCTCGCCCCCGCGACCCGCGAGGCGAACGCCCGCTTCTTCGACTCCCTCGACGACGTGCCCACCCACTGCATGACGCAGGGGCTCGGCACGATCCTCGAGGCCGGCCGGCTCGTGCTCGTGGCGCAGGGGGAGGGCAAGGCGGCCGCCATCGCCGCGGCCGTCGAGGGGCCGCTCACCTCCTTCGTGCCGGGCAGCGCGCTGCAGCTGCACGAGCACGCGGTGGTCGTGCTGGACGAGGCGGCGGCGTCCCGGCTGACGCTCCGCGACTACTACCGGCACACGTACGCGAACAAGCCCGCATGGCAGCGCATCCCGTGA
- the nagA gene encoding N-acetylglucosamine-6-phosphate deacetylase yields MAAHPVSGTTLLRAARAVDARGAVDEAWVLLDGDAMAALGSGRETPAADRVVDLGDATLVPGFVDLHVHGGAGGSHDDGPDGIRAAVTLHRRHGTTRSVLSLVANPVPDLARSLAGIRAVMAEDPTVLGAHLEGPFLSPAAAGAHAHAHLVDPTPARIDALLEAGEGVLRQVTIAPELDGALDAIGRLVAHGVVAAVGHTTCSGATARAAFDAGATVLTHAFNAMPGIHHRQPGPIMAALADERVTLELILDGVHVAPAVAGLLFREAPGRVALITDAMAAAGSADGRYRLGELEVEVADGIARLAGADTIAGSTLTQDAALRIAVHEVGLALPDAVAALTLVPARALRLDDRIGLLRAGHAADVVALTPDLQVSRVWADGRELSPG; encoded by the coding sequence ATGGCAGCGCATCCCGTGAGCGGCACGACGCTCCTCCGCGCGGCGCGGGCGGTCGACGCGCGGGGCGCCGTCGACGAGGCGTGGGTCCTCCTCGACGGGGACGCGATGGCGGCCCTCGGCAGCGGGCGGGAGACGCCGGCCGCCGACCGCGTCGTCGACCTCGGCGACGCGACGCTCGTACCCGGCTTCGTCGACCTGCATGTGCACGGCGGCGCCGGCGGATCCCACGACGACGGGCCGGACGGGATCCGCGCGGCCGTCACCCTGCACCGGCGGCACGGCACGACGCGGTCGGTCCTCAGCCTCGTCGCGAACCCCGTGCCCGACCTCGCGCGGTCGCTCGCCGGGATCCGCGCGGTGATGGCCGAGGACCCGACCGTGCTCGGCGCCCACCTCGAGGGCCCGTTCCTGTCACCGGCCGCGGCGGGGGCGCACGCGCACGCGCACCTCGTGGATCCGACGCCCGCGCGCATCGACGCCCTGCTGGAGGCGGGGGAGGGCGTGCTCCGGCAGGTCACCATCGCGCCCGAGCTCGACGGCGCGCTCGACGCGATCGGACGCCTGGTCGCGCACGGCGTGGTCGCGGCCGTCGGGCACACGACGTGCTCGGGCGCGACCGCCCGAGCCGCCTTCGACGCGGGCGCGACCGTGCTCACGCACGCGTTCAACGCGATGCCGGGCATCCACCACCGCCAGCCGGGGCCGATCATGGCGGCGCTCGCCGACGAGCGGGTGACGCTCGAGCTGATCCTCGACGGCGTCCACGTGGCGCCCGCGGTCGCCGGGCTGCTGTTCCGGGAGGCGCCCGGCCGCGTCGCGCTCATCACCGACGCGATGGCGGCGGCCGGATCCGCGGACGGCCGGTACCGCCTCGGCGAGCTCGAGGTGGAGGTCGCGGACGGCATCGCCCGGCTCGCGGGAGCGGACACGATCGCGGGCTCCACCCTCACGCAGGACGCGGCCCTCCGGATCGCGGTGCACGAGGTCGGCCTCGCGCTGCCGGACGCCGTGGCCGCGCTCACCCTCGTCCCCGCGCGGGCGCTCCGGCTCGACGACCGGATCGGCCTGCTGCGCGCCGGTCACGCGGCCGACGTCGTGGCCCTCACGCCCGACCTGCAGGTCTCCCGCGTGTGGGCGGACGGGCGGGAGCTGTCGCCGGGCTGA
- a CDS encoding putative immunity protein has protein sequence MPSPQTLSETDRRLVAAWAADCALRVLPLFVVEAPDDDRPRDAIARARGFARGELDTAGEIRRRFVANRAAQVVTSPSARAAAWSAGQAAGVAHMGAHGLGAAAYAAKAAAAAAPGDPSRAMQEIAAQLALLTDPVRSALRLLPLLGTDPSGPLGPGLLASGELGAHIRTIQASLADGR, from the coding sequence ATGCCCTCCCCGCAGACGTTGAGCGAGACCGACCGGCGCCTCGTCGCCGCGTGGGCGGCGGACTGCGCCCTGCGCGTGCTGCCCCTGTTCGTGGTCGAGGCACCGGACGACGACCGACCGCGCGACGCCATCGCCCGCGCGCGGGGCTTCGCGCGCGGCGAGCTCGACACGGCCGGGGAGATCCGGCGCCGCTTCGTGGCGAACCGCGCCGCGCAGGTCGTGACGTCGCCGTCCGCGCGCGCCGCCGCCTGGTCGGCGGGGCAGGCCGCGGGCGTCGCGCACATGGGCGCGCACGGACTGGGCGCGGCCGCGTACGCCGCGAAGGCCGCGGCCGCCGCCGCACCCGGCGACCCGTCGCGCGCGATGCAGGAGATCGCCGCGCAGCTGGCGCTCCTCACCGACCCCGTGCGGTCCGCGCTGCGGCTCCTCCCGCTCCTCGGGACGGATCCGTCGGGCCCGCTCGGCCCGGGACTCCTGGCCTCCGGGGAGCTGGGCGCGCACATCCGCACGATCCAGGCGTCGCTGGCCGACGGACGCTGA
- a CDS encoding DUF1684 domain-containing protein, with the protein MTDTTTDAARPDAADPDALARYEAWHRARLAAVTSPFGSLALIQTTWLAPGQEVSDLEALEGQPDTVQLTRIERTSLETGEPEHGYRLWDSASPRNRAFEDIEVYPYAPEWILEGRFERVDDDRVIPFEHIADQGRTRELPVPGDIVVEIEGEEVRLSAFADGDRLQLVFADATTGRESYAPSRFLFLPRPDGDGPVTLDFTRAVVPPCGFSDWMNCPLPPAGNRLSAAVRAGERRVVYRDEA; encoded by the coding sequence GTGACCGACACGACGACCGATGCCGCCCGCCCCGACGCCGCCGACCCCGACGCCCTCGCCCGCTACGAGGCCTGGCACCGCGCCCGCCTCGCCGCCGTGACGAGCCCGTTCGGCAGCCTCGCGCTGATCCAGACGACGTGGCTCGCTCCCGGCCAGGAGGTCAGCGACCTCGAGGCGCTCGAGGGGCAGCCCGACACCGTGCAGCTCACGCGCATCGAGCGCACCTCGCTGGAGACCGGCGAGCCCGAGCACGGCTACCGGCTCTGGGACTCCGCGAGCCCCCGCAACCGCGCGTTCGAGGACATCGAGGTCTACCCGTACGCGCCCGAGTGGATCCTCGAGGGCCGCTTCGAGCGCGTCGACGACGACCGCGTGATCCCGTTCGAGCACATCGCCGACCAGGGGCGCACGCGGGAGCTGCCCGTGCCGGGCGACATCGTCGTGGAGATCGAGGGTGAGGAGGTGCGCCTCAGCGCCTTCGCGGACGGCGACCGCCTGCAGCTCGTCTTCGCCGACGCCACCACGGGCCGCGAGAGCTACGCGCCCAGCCGCTTCCTCTTCCTCCCCCGCCCGGACGGCGACGGACCCGTGACCCTCGACTTCACGCGCGCCGTCGTCCCGCCCTGCGGCTTCTCCGACTGGATGAACTGCCCGCTCCCGCCCGCCGGGAACCGCCTGTCCGCGGCCGTCCGCGCCGGGGAGCGCCGCGTGGTCTACCGCGACGAGGCCTGA